From Streptomyces sp. NBC_00775, one genomic window encodes:
- a CDS encoding phosphatase PAP2 family protein: MPQTDALRTEAAPRARFRRWTDLRNAGAPHARLRWWTELPLIVMVYASYSAGRLLARGDTSSAVHHGLEILRVEKALHLNAEHPLNRLFTREAWLGVPADFWYASLHYLVTPAILIWLFRSRTVRYRAARTWLMTSTFIGLIGFTLLPTCPPRLLSPGHGFVDTMAQYSSYGWWGGEASAPRGMGGMTNQYAAMPSLHVGWALWCGVMLWRYGRTPAAKVAGVAYPLLTTIVVMGTANHYFLDAVAGASVMGIGLLLTPLVMRLADRLKTRLGARFPRVVGASRGAGSSIVSAGCQTSTGERIPRQRESRTGPGAEPGASPSDAGDGAPAAAR, from the coding sequence ATGCCGCAGACCGATGCACTGCGTACCGAGGCGGCACCACGCGCCCGGTTTCGCCGGTGGACCGACCTGCGCAACGCCGGGGCACCGCACGCCCGGCTCCGCTGGTGGACCGAGCTGCCGCTGATCGTGATGGTGTACGCGTCGTACTCGGCGGGCCGGCTGCTCGCCCGGGGCGACACCTCGAGCGCCGTCCACCACGGCCTGGAGATCCTGCGCGTCGAGAAGGCGCTCCACCTCAACGCCGAACACCCGCTGAACCGGCTGTTCACCCGTGAGGCCTGGCTGGGTGTGCCCGCCGACTTCTGGTACGCGTCGCTGCACTACTTGGTGACGCCCGCGATCCTGATCTGGCTCTTCCGCTCCCGGACCGTGCGCTACCGCGCGGCCCGCACCTGGCTGATGACCTCCACGTTCATCGGCCTGATCGGCTTCACCCTGCTGCCGACCTGCCCGCCCCGGCTGCTCTCCCCCGGCCACGGCTTCGTCGACACGATGGCCCAGTACAGCTCGTACGGCTGGTGGGGCGGCGAGGCGAGCGCGCCGCGGGGTATGGGCGGAATGACCAACCAGTACGCGGCGATGCCGAGCCTGCATGTGGGCTGGGCGCTGTGGTGCGGAGTGATGCTGTGGCGGTACGGCCGCACGCCTGCCGCCAAGGTCGCGGGTGTCGCGTATCCGCTGCTCACCACGATCGTCGTGATGGGCACGGCGAACCACTACTTCCTCGACGCCGTCGCGGGTGCGTCGGTGATGGGGATCGGGCTGCTGCTGACGCCGTTGGTGATGCGGCTGGCGGACCGGCTGAAGACACGGCTGGGCGCCCGTTTCCCGCGGGTCGTGGGTGCCTCGCGGGGCGCGGGTTCCTCAATTGTCAGTGCGGGGTGCCAGACTTCCACGGGTGAGCGAATTCCCCGACAGCGCGAGTCCCGAACCGGGCCGGGAGCCGAGCCGGGTGCCTCTCCCTCGGACGCGGGGGACGGCGCTCCGGCAGCGGCTCGCTGA
- a CDS encoding histidine phosphatase family protein, protein MAPRILLARHGQTEWSLSGKHTGRTDVPLLEEGRRGAKLLGERLHRAPFDGLSGLEVRTSPLARARETCELAGFGERATTWDTLMEWDYGAYEGMTPAEIQGIRPGWFIWRDGVPEGETLEEVSARADEVVAWARAEDRDVLVFAHGHILRSIGARWLGLPLDFAARIRLNPTSLSVLGWAYGEPAIETWNDCGHLTA, encoded by the coding sequence ATGGCACCGCGCATCCTGCTGGCCCGGCACGGACAGACGGAATGGTCGCTGTCCGGCAAGCACACCGGCAGGACCGACGTCCCGCTCCTGGAGGAGGGCCGGCGCGGCGCCAAGCTGCTGGGGGAGCGGCTGCACCGGGCACCCTTCGACGGCCTCTCCGGGCTCGAGGTGCGCACCAGTCCGCTGGCACGCGCGCGTGAGACGTGCGAACTCGCCGGCTTCGGCGAGCGCGCCACCACCTGGGACACGCTCATGGAGTGGGACTACGGCGCGTACGAGGGCATGACCCCGGCCGAGATCCAGGGGATCCGCCCGGGCTGGTTCATCTGGCGCGACGGCGTCCCCGAGGGCGAGACCCTGGAGGAGGTCTCCGCGCGCGCGGACGAGGTCGTCGCCTGGGCCCGCGCCGAGGACCGCGATGTCCTCGTATTCGCCCACGGCCACATCCTGCGCTCCATAGGCGCCCGCTGGCTCGGCCTCCCCCTCGACTTCGCGGCCCGCATCCGGCTCAACCCGACCTCGCTGTCGGTGCTCGGGTGGGCCTACGGAGAGCCCGCGATCGAGACGTGGAACGACTGCGGACACCTGACCGCGTAA
- a CDS encoding spermidine synthase — protein sequence MARARNKRSDDKRSDDGREAGRSARRGQASAEAVVEPVDGGLAQLLPDRDRARAWTLLIDGAPQSHVDLDDPAYLSFEYQRRLGHVIDLVAPPGKPVHAVHLGGGALTLARYTAATRPRSTQQVVERDAALVQLVRRELPLDPNARIRVRSMDAREGLAKVPDGWADLVIADVFSGARTPAHLTSVEFVTDVRRVVKASGVYAANLADGPPLAHLRGQIATVATSFPELALVADPTVLRGKRFGNAVLVASGHPLPIAELTRRAASDPHPGRVEHGKELTDFTGGATPVTDAAAVASPAPPPSVFR from the coding sequence ATGGCAAGGGCGAGGAACAAACGGTCGGACGACAAGCGGTCGGACGACGGGCGTGAGGCGGGGCGGAGCGCCCGGCGCGGGCAGGCGTCCGCCGAGGCCGTCGTCGAGCCGGTCGACGGCGGGCTCGCCCAGCTGCTGCCCGACCGGGACCGGGCGCGCGCCTGGACCCTGCTGATCGACGGCGCCCCGCAGTCGCACGTCGACCTCGACGACCCCGCGTACCTGAGCTTCGAGTACCAGCGCCGCCTCGGCCATGTCATCGACCTCGTCGCCCCGCCCGGCAAACCCGTGCACGCCGTGCACCTCGGCGGCGGCGCCCTCACCCTCGCCCGCTACACCGCCGCGACCCGCCCCCGCTCCACCCAGCAGGTCGTCGAACGTGACGCTGCCCTCGTCCAACTGGTCCGCCGCGAGCTGCCCTTGGACCCGAACGCACGCATCAGGGTGCGCTCCATGGACGCCCGCGAAGGTCTCGCCAAGGTGCCCGACGGCTGGGCGGACCTGGTGATCGCGGATGTGTTCAGCGGTGCGCGGACGCCGGCGCATCTGACGTCCGTCGAGTTCGTCACGGACGTACGCAGGGTGGTGAAGGCCTCGGGCGTCTACGCCGCGAACCTCGCCGACGGGCCTCCGCTCGCCCATCTCCGTGGCCAGATCGCCACCGTGGCGACCTCCTTCCCTGAACTCGCCCTGGTCGCCGACCCGACGGTGCTGCGCGGCAAACGCTTCGGGAACGCGGTCCTCGTGGCCTCCGGCCACCCGCTGCCGATCGCCGAACTGACCCGCCGCGCGGCCTCCGACCCGCACCCCGGACGCGTCGAACACGGCAAGGAACTCACCGACTTCACCGGAGGCGCGACACCGGTCACGGACGCGGCGGCGGTGGCGTCACCGGCGCCCCCGCCGTCGGTGTTCCGCTAG
- a CDS encoding response regulator transcription factor yields MASVLVVEDDQFVRSALIRHLTDAAHTVRSVGTALEALREVAHFSFDVVILDLGLPDLDGSEALKMLRGITDVPVIIATARDDETEIVRLLNDGADDYLTKPFSVEHLSARMAAVLRRSRATAGEAPPSTVIRVGGLAIDPLRRQAELDGVRLDLTRREFDLLAFLAGRPGVVVARKELLAEVWQQAYGDDQTIDVHLSWLRRKLGETAARPRYLHTLRGVGVKLEPPRVEPPL; encoded by the coding sequence ATGGCAAGTGTGCTCGTGGTCGAGGACGACCAGTTCGTACGCTCAGCCCTCATCCGGCATCTGACCGATGCCGCGCACACCGTGCGCAGTGTCGGCACTGCCCTTGAGGCGCTGCGCGAGGTCGCCCATTTCTCCTTCGACGTCGTCATCCTGGACCTCGGACTGCCCGATCTGGACGGGTCCGAGGCGCTGAAGATGCTGCGCGGAATCACCGACGTCCCGGTGATCATCGCCACCGCGCGGGACGACGAGACGGAGATCGTGCGCCTGTTGAACGACGGCGCGGACGACTACTTGACCAAGCCGTTCTCGGTCGAGCACCTGTCGGCGCGGATGGCGGCCGTGCTGCGTCGCTCCCGGGCAACCGCGGGCGAGGCGCCCCCGTCGACGGTGATCCGGGTCGGCGGGCTCGCCATCGACCCGCTGCGGCGCCAGGCCGAACTGGACGGCGTACGACTGGATCTCACGCGGCGTGAGTTCGACCTGCTCGCCTTCCTGGCCGGGCGGCCCGGTGTCGTCGTGGCGCGCAAGGAGCTGCTCGCCGAGGTGTGGCAGCAGGCATATGGGGACGATCAGACCATTGACGTCCATCTGTCGTGGCTGCGGCGGAAGTTGGGTGAAACGGCGGCCCGGCCGCGCTATCTGCACACCCTGCGGGGCGTCGGCGTGAAGCTGGAGCCGCCGAGAGTGGAGCCGCCGCTATGA
- a CDS encoding sensor histidine kinase: MRWALVKVCVAVTTMVVVAFAVPLGLVIKEMARDRAFSNAEREAAAVAPALSITTDRDQLERVVASAGSDEGMAVHIPAGDGAKAVDIGRQRAAGKDIATTRKLGRASTAEVPGGSALLQPVALSSGEIAVVEVYVPESEVSNGVGTAWAVLAAVGVALIIGSVAVADRLGVRMVQPAQRLVESAHDLGEGKLGARVPEEGPIELRLAAVAFNSMADQVVQLLANERELAADLSHRLRTPLTVLRLNTASLGDGPAAEQTRAAVAQLEREVDTIIRTAREAKPQTAAIGVGAGCDASEVVRERMDFWSALAEDEGRKVRVAGIDRPVRIPVARADLVAALDALLGNVFRHTPEGTAFAVDVHNGGDAVIVLVSDAGRGIVDPEAAMARGRGSGSDGSTGLGLDIVRRLAESTGGDVRIGSSVLGGTEVRIWIQLDGREPLRRGHRGRTVRGRRRGATVG, translated from the coding sequence ATGAGGTGGGCACTGGTCAAGGTGTGCGTGGCGGTGACGACCATGGTCGTGGTCGCCTTCGCGGTCCCGCTCGGGCTCGTCATCAAGGAGATGGCCAGGGACCGGGCGTTCTCGAACGCCGAGCGGGAGGCCGCCGCCGTCGCGCCCGCGCTCTCCATCACCACCGACCGGGACCAGCTGGAGCGGGTCGTCGCCTCCGCCGGCTCGGACGAGGGTATGGCCGTGCACATACCGGCGGGTGACGGCGCCAAGGCCGTCGACATCGGGCGGCAGCGCGCCGCGGGCAAGGACATCGCGACCACCCGGAAACTGGGCCGGGCCTCCACCGCCGAGGTCCCCGGCGGCTCCGCCCTGCTCCAGCCCGTCGCGCTGAGCTCCGGCGAGATCGCGGTCGTCGAGGTGTACGTCCCCGAGTCCGAGGTCAGCAACGGCGTCGGCACGGCCTGGGCGGTACTCGCCGCGGTCGGCGTCGCGCTCATCATCGGCTCGGTCGCGGTCGCCGACCGGCTGGGCGTACGGATGGTGCAGCCCGCGCAGCGCCTGGTCGAGAGCGCGCATGACCTGGGGGAGGGGAAGCTGGGGGCCCGGGTGCCCGAGGAGGGTCCGATCGAACTGCGCCTGGCGGCGGTCGCGTTCAACTCCATGGCCGACCAGGTCGTACAACTCCTCGCGAACGAGCGTGAGCTGGCCGCGGACCTGTCCCATCGCCTCCGTACGCCCCTGACCGTCCTGCGCCTCAACACGGCCTCGCTCGGCGACGGACCGGCCGCCGAGCAGACCCGGGCCGCCGTCGCGCAACTGGAGCGCGAGGTCGACACGATCATCCGGACGGCCCGCGAGGCCAAGCCGCAGACCGCGGCGATAGGTGTCGGCGCCGGGTGCGACGCGTCCGAAGTCGTGCGCGAGCGGATGGACTTCTGGTCGGCGCTCGCGGAGGACGAGGGCCGCAAGGTGCGGGTGGCCGGCATCGACCGTCCGGTACGCATACCGGTCGCCCGCGCCGACCTGGTGGCCGCGCTCGACGCGCTGCTCGGCAATGTGTTCCGCCATACGCCCGAGGGCACGGCCTTCGCGGTCGATGTGCACAACGGCGGGGACGCGGTGATCGTGCTGGTGTCGGACGCGGGGCGGGGGATCGTGGACCCGGAAGCGGCGATGGCGCGCGGGCGGGGTTCCGGCAGCGACGGGTCCACGGGCCTCGGGCTGGACATCGTGCGGCGGCTCGCGGAGTCGACGGGTGGGGATGTGCGGATCGGCTCGTCCGTGCTGGGCGGCACGGAGGTCCGTATCTGGATCCAGCTGGACGGGCGGGAGCCTCTTCGGCGGGGGCACCGGGGGAGGACGGTGCGGGGGCGCCGGCGCGGGGCGACTGTGGGCTGA
- a CDS encoding glycoside hydrolase family 18 protein, which translates to MSSTHRRSKVSGRNKAIGGVVAAAVVGGGAFLFTGTAQAAGVGAAYTKTSDWSTGYTAQYVITNDSGQVKADWTLEFDLPTGSKLSSLWNGESTVSGQHVTVKPPSWDKDGLTAGESVTVGFVVNGTADPTGCLIDSVKCSVDDGATPEPSGRPTESATPTATPTATATASQSATPTATATATATATATASPSQSSGSGSTTTAGFAPYVDTSLYPAFDLVASATATGVKDYNLAFVTDGGSCTPKWGGVTDLATDGVASQIGALRAKGGDVRVSFGGASGSELATTCSSADALATAYGKVVDAYNLTKVDFDVEGGALPNTTANTNRAKAIAKLQQQHPDLDVSFTLPVMPEGLTQDGVNLLSNAKSNGVNISTVNIMAMDYGASYSGDMGTYAEQAATATQAQVKSVLGLSDSAAWKAVAITPMIGVNDVSSEIFKVDDASQLVTFAQSKGLGWLSMWSATRDKQCSGGAKNYADATCSSIVQDDSAFSKAFGAYK; encoded by the coding sequence ATGAGCAGCACGCACCGGCGCAGCAAGGTCAGTGGCAGGAACAAGGCGATAGGCGGCGTCGTCGCCGCGGCCGTGGTCGGCGGTGGCGCCTTCCTGTTCACCGGCACCGCGCAGGCGGCCGGCGTCGGCGCGGCGTACACCAAGACCAGTGACTGGTCGACGGGTTACACCGCGCAATACGTCATCACGAACGACAGCGGCCAGGTGAAGGCGGACTGGACGCTGGAGTTCGACCTGCCGACGGGCAGCAAGCTCAGCTCCCTCTGGAACGGCGAGTCCACGGTCAGCGGGCAGCACGTCACGGTGAAGCCGCCGTCCTGGGACAAGGACGGTCTGACGGCCGGCGAGTCCGTCACCGTCGGGTTCGTCGTGAACGGCACCGCGGATCCGACAGGTTGTCTCATCGACAGCGTCAAGTGCTCGGTGGACGACGGCGCGACGCCCGAGCCGAGCGGCCGCCCCACGGAGTCCGCGACCCCGACGGCCACGCCCACCGCGACCGCCACCGCGTCGCAGAGCGCGACCCCGACCGCCACGGCTACCGCGACCGCCACGGCCACCGCGACCGCCTCCCCCTCCCAGAGCTCCGGCAGCGGCAGCACGACGACCGCCGGTTTCGCGCCCTACGTCGACACCTCCCTCTACCCGGCCTTCGACCTGGTCGCCAGCGCCACGGCCACCGGCGTGAAGGACTACAACCTGGCCTTCGTCACGGACGGCGGCAGCTGCACGCCCAAGTGGGGCGGTGTGACCGACCTCGCCACTGACGGGGTGGCGTCGCAGATCGGTGCGCTGCGGGCCAAGGGCGGCGACGTCCGGGTCTCGTTCGGCGGGGCCTCCGGTTCGGAGCTGGCGACGACCTGCTCCTCGGCGGACGCGCTGGCGACGGCGTACGGGAAGGTCGTGGACGCGTACAACCTCACGAAGGTCGACTTCGACGTGGAGGGCGGCGCGCTGCCGAACACCACCGCGAACACGAACCGCGCGAAGGCCATCGCCAAGCTTCAGCAGCAGCACCCGGACCTGGACGTGTCCTTCACCCTCCCGGTCATGCCGGAGGGCCTGACCCAGGACGGCGTGAACCTGCTGTCCAATGCCAAGTCGAACGGCGTGAACATCTCCACGGTCAACATCATGGCGATGGACTACGGCGCCTCGTACAGCGGTGACATGGGCACCTACGCCGAGCAGGCCGCCACGGCCACGCAGGCGCAGGTCAAGAGCGTGCTCGGGCTGTCGGACAGCGCGGCGTGGAAGGCCGTCGCCATCACCCCGATGATCGGCGTCAACGACGTCTCGTCCGAGATCTTCAAGGTCGACGACGCCTCGCAGCTCGTCACCTTCGCCCAGTCGAAGGGCCTCGGCTGGCTCTCCATGTGGTCCGCGACCCGCGACAAGCAGTGCTCGGGCGGCGCGAAGAACTACGCCGACGCGACGTGCAGCTCGATCGTCCAGGACGACTCCGCCTTCTCGAAGGCCTTCGGCGCCTACAAGTAG
- a CDS encoding helix-turn-helix domain-containing protein, translating into MLRRDRGLTLEALAATTGLSVSTLSRLESGKRRPTLDLLIPLARVHHIALDQLVAAPASGDPRVHLKPLRKSHGSVLVPLTQYPGRVQVFKQVLAPREPKLVTHDGYEWLYVLAGELRLILGERDCTLHPGEVAEFDTREPHWFGPANTSAVEILHLFGPRGDQAVVRASPSHDPQHPA; encoded by the coding sequence ATGCTGCGCCGCGACCGTGGACTCACCCTGGAAGCGCTCGCGGCCACGACCGGGCTGTCGGTGAGCACCCTGTCGCGCCTTGAGTCGGGCAAACGGCGCCCGACCCTGGACCTGCTCATCCCCCTCGCACGCGTCCACCACATCGCACTCGACCAACTGGTCGCCGCCCCGGCCAGCGGTGACCCCCGCGTCCATCTCAAGCCCCTGCGCAAAAGCCACGGCAGCGTCCTCGTACCCCTGACCCAGTACCCGGGTCGGGTGCAGGTCTTCAAACAGGTACTGGCCCCCCGCGAGCCGAAGCTGGTAACCCACGACGGCTACGAGTGGCTCTACGTCCTCGCCGGCGAACTACGCCTCATCCTCGGCGAACGCGACTGCACGCTCCACCCCGGCGAAGTGGCCGAGTTCGACACGAGGGAACCGCACTGGTTCGGCCCGGCGAACACCAGCGCCGTAGAGATCCTCCACCTCTTCGGACCGCGAGGCGACCAGGCCGTCGTCCGCGCGAGCCCGTCTCACGACCCGCAGCACCCGGCCTGA
- a CDS encoding MFS transporter → MLAVCCLSMFLVGLDTTIVNVGLPAIGRGLGVGTRGLEWTVDAYTLVLASLLISSGALADRFGRRRVFQTGLAVFGAASLVCAVAPSVGVLIAARAVQGIGASMLSPVALAIVVNAMPDPRERAQAIGVWASVFGLSMAAGPVTGGALLAGFGWRSVFWINLPVIVAALVLSAVFVPESRAQRARRLDLPGQALLTVVIGVSVGVLIEGPRVGWASLPALGAYVVAAVAAIGFVWVETRRSEPLMDPRLFRRPVFSGAVLGAVAVFVALNVTLLLNTLYLQHTRGWTPLAAGVATLPMAAGATVCAPLSGRLVGRTGPRLPLLLAGGFITVGGLCLVGLDQHTSVLLLLLAYLLIGIGFGFANAPLTNTAVSGLPPTRAGVAGAITSTARQFGAALGIAIAGGLVAGTTPTGLAHASRPGWFLVAVCGLSLFLVAYASRPKEGPTEGPKDGTIRPASPQG, encoded by the coding sequence GTGCTGGCCGTCTGCTGCCTGAGCATGTTCCTGGTGGGCCTGGACACCACCATCGTCAACGTGGGGCTGCCGGCCATCGGGCGCGGTCTGGGGGTCGGGACCCGGGGGCTCGAATGGACCGTGGACGCCTACACCCTCGTACTGGCGAGTCTTCTGATCTCCTCGGGTGCGCTGGCGGACCGGTTCGGGCGTCGACGGGTGTTCCAGACCGGGCTGGCCGTGTTCGGTGCGGCCTCGCTCGTCTGCGCGGTGGCCCCTTCGGTGGGTGTGCTCATCGCGGCCCGTGCTGTCCAGGGGATCGGCGCCTCGATGCTCAGTCCGGTGGCGCTCGCGATCGTGGTGAACGCGATGCCCGACCCGAGGGAGCGGGCGCAGGCGATCGGTGTCTGGGCGTCGGTCTTCGGGCTCAGCATGGCCGCAGGCCCTGTCACGGGCGGCGCACTCCTCGCCGGCTTCGGCTGGCGGTCGGTGTTCTGGATCAACCTGCCGGTCATCGTGGCCGCCCTGGTGCTCAGCGCGGTGTTCGTGCCGGAGTCCCGGGCACAGCGGGCGCGGCGGCTCGACCTCCCGGGCCAGGCCCTGCTGACCGTGGTCATCGGGGTCTCGGTCGGCGTCCTCATCGAGGGGCCGCGCGTCGGCTGGGCGTCGCTTCCGGCACTGGGCGCGTACGTCGTCGCTGCCGTGGCGGCGATCGGATTCGTGTGGGTCGAGACCCGCCGGAGCGAGCCGCTGATGGATCCTCGGCTCTTCAGGCGGCCGGTCTTCAGCGGTGCGGTCCTCGGCGCCGTGGCGGTCTTCGTCGCCCTGAACGTGACGCTGCTGCTCAACACCCTCTACCTGCAACACACTCGGGGATGGACGCCACTGGCCGCCGGGGTGGCGACCTTGCCCATGGCGGCCGGAGCGACCGTCTGCGCGCCCCTGTCCGGCCGTCTGGTCGGCCGTACCGGACCGAGGCTGCCGCTCCTCCTGGCCGGCGGCTTCATCACGGTCGGCGGACTCTGCCTGGTCGGGCTCGACCAGCACACGAGCGTGCTGCTGCTGTTGCTGGCCTACCTGCTCATCGGCATTGGGTTCGGCTTCGCCAACGCTCCGCTCACCAACACCGCGGTGAGCGGACTGCCGCCCACCCGTGCCGGCGTCGCCGGAGCGATCACGTCCACCGCGCGTCAGTTCGGCGCCGCGCTCGGCATCGCCATCGCCGGCGGCCTGGTCGCGGGTACGACCCCGACGGGGCTCGCCCACGCGTCCCGTCCGGGCTGGTTCCTGGTCGCCGTCTGCGGACTGTCCCTGTTCCTGGTGGCTTACGCATCGCGGCCGAAGGAGGGGCCGACGGAGGGGCCGAAGGACGGCACCATCCGTCCCGCGTCCCCGCAGGGCTAG
- a CDS encoding DUF1062 domain-containing protein yields MLNNWVVAPTCLPLVLRRCHACASERFRTSGKFRVNANHKLIDAWLLALCTGCGETTKLTVLERMHVRSVRPELLDRLHDNDPGLAAELLQDPVVRRRNRIALDWDNAWRLDTGGSDHLDREVIDVSVRFAARIPVRPVRLIAEGCGLSRAEVERLITDGKLVSAVRLSGKLSGDFTFMLKR; encoded by the coding sequence GTGCTCAATAACTGGGTGGTCGCGCCCACCTGCCTGCCGCTCGTTCTCCGCCGTTGCCACGCGTGCGCGTCCGAGCGCTTCCGGACGAGCGGTAAATTTCGCGTCAACGCCAACCACAAGCTCATCGACGCCTGGCTCCTCGCGCTCTGCACTGGTTGCGGGGAAACTACAAAGCTCACGGTCCTGGAGCGGATGCATGTGCGCTCCGTACGACCTGAGCTGCTCGACCGGCTGCATGACAACGACCCGGGTCTGGCAGCTGAGTTGCTCCAGGATCCCGTCGTGCGGCGCCGTAATCGCATAGCCCTCGACTGGGACAACGCCTGGCGTCTCGACACCGGCGGATCAGATCACCTGGACCGCGAGGTGATCGACGTCTCGGTCCGCTTTGCGGCGCGGATCCCCGTCCGGCCGGTGCGACTGATCGCTGAAGGTTGCGGTCTTTCACGGGCCGAGGTCGAGAGACTGATCACGGACGGGAAACTCGTCTCGGCAGTCCGGCTGAGCGGCAAGCTCTCCGGCGACTTCACCTTCATGCTCAAGCGCTGA